The Chlorocebus sabaeus isolate Y175 chromosome 1, mChlSab1.0.hap1, whole genome shotgun sequence genome includes a region encoding these proteins:
- the TREH gene encoding trehalase — translation MPGRTWKLCLLLLLGLGLESQEALPPPCESEIYCHGELLHQVQMAKLYQDDKQFVDMPLSIAPEQVLQTFNELSRDHNHSIPREQLQAFVQEHFQAKGQELQPWTPADWKDSPQFLQKISDAKLRVWAGQLHQLWKKLGKKMKPEVLSHPERFSLIYSEHPFIVPGGRFVEFYYWDSYWVMEGLLLSEMAETVKGMLQNFLDLVKTYGHVPNGGRVYYLQRSQPPLLTLMMDCYLTHTNDTTFLQENIEMLALELDFWTKNRTVSVSLDGKNYLLNRYYVPYGGPRPESYSKDAELADTLPEGDREALWAELKAGAESGWDFSSRWLIGGPNPNSLSGIRTSKLVPVDLNAFLCQAEELMSKFYSRLGNDSQATKYRTLRAQRLAALNAVLWDEETGAWFDYDLENKKKNQEFYPSNLTPLWAGCFSDPGVADKALKYLEDNRILTYQYGIPTSLQKTGQQWDFPNAWAPLQDLVIRGLAKAPLPRAQEVAFQLAQNWIRTNFDVYSQKSAMYEKYDISNGGQPGGGGEYEVQEGFGWTNGVVLMLLDRYGDRLTSGAQLAFLEPHCLVAVLLPSLLFSFLPW, via the exons TGTGCCTACTACTGCTGCTGGGGCTGGGACTGGAGTCCCAAGAGGCCCTACCCCCACCCTGTGAGAG CGAGATTTACTGCCACGGGGAGCTCTTACACCAAGTTCAAATGGCCAAGCTCTATCAGGATGACAAGCAGTTTGTGGACATGCCACTGTCTATAGCTCCAG AACAAGTCCTGCAGACCTTCAATGAGCTGTCCAGGGACCACAATCACAGCATCCCCAGGGAGCAGCTGCAGGCGTTTGTCCAGGAACACTTCCAGGCCAAGGGGCAGGAGCTGCAGCCCTGGACCCCTGCAGACTGGAAAGACAG CCCCCAGTTCCTGCAGAAGATTTCAGATGCCAAACTACGTGTCTGGGCAGGGCAGCTGCACCAGCTCTGGAAGAAGCTGGGGAAGAAG ATGAAGCCAGAGGTTCTCAGCCACCCTGAACGGTTCTCTCTCATCTACTCAGAACACCCCTTCATTGTGCCTGGTGGTCGCTTTGTGGAGTTCTACTACTG GGACTCCTACTGGGTCATGGAGGGTCTGCTCCTCTCGGAGATGGCTGAGACGGTGAAGGGCATGCTGCAGAACTTCTTGGACCTGGTGAAAAC CTATGGGCATGTCCCCAATGGCGGGCGCGTGTACTACCTGCAGCGGAGCCAGCCCCCACTCTTGACCCTCATGATGGATTGCTACCTGACTCACACCAACGACACCACCTTCCTACA GGAGAACATTGAGATGCTAGCCTTGGAATTGGACTTTTGGACCAAGAACAGGACTGTCTCTGTGAGCTTAGACGGAAAGAACTACCTCCTGAATCGCTATTATGTCCCTTATGGGGGACCCAG ACCTGAGTCCTACAGCAAAGACGCAGAGTTGGCTGACACCTTGCCGGAAG gagACCGGGAGGCTCTGTGGGCTGAGCTCAAGGCTGGGGCCGAGTCTGGCTGGGACTTCTCTTCACGCTGGCTCATCGGAGGCCCAAACCCCAACTCGCTTAGTGGCATCCGAACCAGCAAACTGGTGCCTGTTGACCTGAATGCCTTCCTATGCCAAGCAGAGGAGCTGATGAGCAAATTctattccaggctgg GCAACGACTCCCAGGCCACAAAGTACAGAACCCTGCGGGCGCAGCGCTTGGCCGCCCTGAATGCAGTCCTGTGGGATGAGGAGACTGGTGCCTGGTTCGACTACGACCTTGAGAACAAGAAGAAGAACCAAGAGTTTTACCCATCCAACCTCACTCCACTCTGGGCTGGGTGTTTCTCTGACCCTGGCGTGGCGGACAAGGCTCTGAAATACCTAGAG GACAACCGGATCTTGACTTACCAGTATGGAATCCCGACCTCTCTCCAGAAGACAGGCCAGCAGTGGGATTTCCCCAATGCCTGGGCCCCCCTGCAGGACCTGGTCATCAGAG GCCTGGCCAAGGCACCTTTACCTCGGGCCCAGGAAGTGGCTTTCCAGCTGGCTCAGAATTGGATCCGAACCAACTTTGATGTCTACTCACAAAAGTCAGCCATGTATGAGAAG TACGACATCAGCAACGGTGGACAGCCTGGTGGGGGAGGAGAGTATGAAGTTCAG GAGGGCTTTGGCTGGACGAATGGCGTGGTCCTGATGCTGCTGGACCGCTATGGTGACCGGCTGACCTCAGGGGCCCAGCTGGCTTTCCTGGAGCCCCACTGCCTGGTGGCCGTCCTTCTGCCCAGCCTCCTGTTCAGCTTCCTGCCATGGTGA